In Diaphorobacter ruginosibacter, the genomic stretch TGCCTTCGAAATACTTCACCTTGCCCGAGGCGCCCTCGGAGAGGGTTTCCGCCGTGACGTTGTAGCGCGCCAGGCGCGACACGCCGCAGGCCACGAAGAAGGCCAGCACGATGCGGTCGTACATCCCCTGCATGCCGCAGGCATAGGCGATGATTGCGGGTGCCACGCCGAACGAGATCACGTCGGCCAGCGAGTCGAGCTCGCGCCCCATGGCGGACGACTTCTGCCGCCAGCGGGCGATGCGGCCGTCGAGCACATCGAACACGAGCGCGGCAAAAACCAGGGCCGCTGCGAAATAAATGTGCTTGACGTCCACTGTCTCCAGGAACGTCATTGCCGAAAACAGCGCACCGACGCCACAGACGGCATTTCCCAGTGTGAACCAGTCCGCAAGATGGAACTCGCGGATCATTGAAAAGCGTTTTGGTGGAACGGTCATATCGGCATTATGAAGGTTTCATGCACCGATCCATGAACTCAGGCACCCCTCTAGCATCACGGGGGTATGGCGCCCCTTCGGAAAGAAAGGGGTAGCGAAAGTGCTCAGTGCAGGGAGCGGTGCGAAACGAAGTCGCGGATTATCGTACCGAAATCCGCGCACCTGCCCCGCATCTCAGCCCCTGTACCGCCACCTCCTTCAACGGAACCGAGGTTGACGTTTCTCGATGAAGGCCGTCACGGCCTCGCGGTGGTCCGCCGTCTTGTGGGCGATGGCCTGGTAGCCCGCCGACATCTCGAGCAGGGACGCCAGCGAGGCATGCTCGCCCTCGCGCAACAGGCGCTTGGTCATGCGCATCACGGCCCCCGGGTTGGCGGCGATCCTGACCGCCAGCTTCCTGGCCTCGGCCATCAGCTGGTCGCCGGGAACCACGCGGGAGACGAGGCCGAACGCGAGCGCTTCCGCGGCGTCGATCGCCTCGCCGGTGAATGCCATCTCCGACGCCTTGGCCATGCCGACCGCGCGCGGCAGCAGCCAGGCGCCGCCGTCGCCCGGCACGATGCCCACGCGCACGAACGACTCGGCGAAGGTCGCGGTGTCCGCGGCAATGCGGATGTCGCACATGCAGGTGAGATCGAGCCCAGCGCCGATGGCCGGGCCGTTGACGGCGCAGATGACCGGCACGTCGAGCTGGTAGAGCGCATTCGGGATGCGCTGGATGCCCTGGCGGTACTCCTCGCGGATCATGTCGGGCGTGAGCGCGTCGTCGAAGAAGCGCTTCATGTCCTTCACGTTGCCGCCCGAGCTGAAGATGGGGCCCGCACCCGTGAGGATGACCACCTTGATGCCCGTGTCCGCGCGCACGTCGTCGCACAGCTTCACGAATTCATCGACGGCGGTGTTGCCGGTCAGCGCATTGCGCGTCTCCGGCTGGTTCATGGTGGCGATGAGCACTGCGCCCTCGCGTTCGATCGTCAGGAATGCCATGGGTTGTTGTCTCCTTGAGATACGTTCATCCGTTGCGCTCAGGCTGTCTCCACGTCGGTGATCCGGCGGATCACATCGAGCGTCATGCCCTCTGCGTCCAGCAGCGCCTCGCCTGCAACGCCCTGCCAATAGCCTTCGCTGCCGGCGGTTTGCCGCCAGGCATGCAGGCGCCGCGTGAAGAGTTGCAGATCGTATTCCTCGGTGAAGCCGATCGCGCCATGGATGGCATGCGCGGTTTCCGACACGGCCAGCGCCGCCTGGCTGCAGCGCGCCTTGCCCGTGGCCACGCGCAAGCGAGCCACTTTCACGCCCGGGCCGCTGCAGGCCAGCTGGGCTGCCATCCGGGCGGCAAACACATGTTCGCTCATCACGGCCAACTGGTGCTGGATCGCCTGGAACTTGCCGATCGGGCGGCCGAACTGCTGGCGCTCGTTGGCGTACTGCAGCGTACGGTCGAACACCGCCTGGAGCGCCCCCGCCATCTGCGCGGCGACCACGGCGGCCTGCAGTGTGCGCGCATCGGTTCCGGCCGGCAGCGCAAGCGGCGGCGCGGAGTGCCAGTGATCGGCGCTCCATTGCACGCCCGCGTCCAGCGCCTGCGCCTGCGGCGAAAGCCGGGCGGACGACAGGTCCAGCAACCGCCATTCATCTCCCCGTTGCACCAGTGCCGACTGCGCCACGCGCGCATCGCGCACCAGAGGCGCGCTCACGCCGCCATCCGCGGCGCTCGTGGCCTGCGCCAGCACGATGCGCGACCTGGGCGCATCCATGCCGGCGCGCGCCAGCAGCGCGCGAGCCACCATGGTGTCGGCGAGCGGCAGAGGCAGGGCGTGGGCCCCGCACTGCGCCAGAACGCCGAACAGGTCCTGGAGCCCCAGGCCCGCGCCGCCCTGCTCCTCGCCCAGCATGGCGTCGGCCAGGCCGGTGGCTTCGAGCTGCTCCCACAGCGCCTGTGCCTGCGGCGCCGCATTGCCGGCGTTCTCGATCGCGCGCACGGCCTGCGGCGTGCATTGGTCGGCCAGCACCTGCCGTGCGGCATCGGCAAACAGGTCTTCGTTGTTGTTGTTGCTCATGATGGATGACTCCTTCTTGCCGGTGGTGGTCAACGCAGGCCCAGGCCGCGCGCGATCATGCCGCGCAGGATGTCGCGCGTGCCGCCGCGCAGCGAGAACGAGGGCGAAGCCTCCGTCACGTACTTCAGCGTCATCAGGAGCTCCACCGGCACGTCCTGCGCATCGCGCGAGAACAGGTCTTCGGCAATCGCCGCGGGAATGAACTGCTCCAGCGTGGTGCCGAGCTCCTTCACCAGCGCCGCCTCGACGATGGGGCTTTCGCCGCGCGTGAGCTTCTCCTGCACCGAGATCGACATTGCGCGCAGGGGTGCGAGCTCGGTCAGGACCCGCCCCGCCAGCTGCCGCGCGGAGGGCGTACGGCCCTCGGGCGTACGGACATAGTCCAGCCATTGGTCGAACAGCACGATGGACGAGAACAGGCGTTCCGGCCCGCTGCGCTCGAAGGCGAGCTCGGCGGTGACCTGCTCCCACCCCTGGCCTTCGTTGCCGATGAGCGCATCCGGGCCGAGCTGCACGTTCTCGAAGAACACCTCGCAGAAGTGGCTGTCGCCCGACAGGTCCTGGATGGGACGCACCGTCACGCCCGGCAGCGACAGGTCGACGATCACCTGCGACAGTCCCTTGTGGCGGTCCTCGCCCGTGCCCGACGTGCGCACCAGCGCGATCATGTACTGGCAGTGGTGGGCGTTGGTGGTCCAGATCTTCTGGCCGTTCAGCAGGAAGCCCTTGTCGTTGGGTACGGCCTTCGTGCGCACGCTGGCCAGGTCCGAGCCCGAGTTGGGCTCGCTCATGCCGATGCAGAAGAAAGCCTCGCCCCGGCAGACCCGGGGAATGTAGAAGCGCTTTTGCGCCTCGGTGCCGTACTTGAGGATCAGTGGAGCGCTCTGGCGATCGGCAATCCAGTGCGACCCGACCGGCGCGCCGAAGTTGAGGAACTCCTCCAGCAGCACGTAGCGCGTGAAGGCACTGCGCCCGCCGCCGCCGTACTCCGTGGGCAGCGTGACTCCCAGCCAGCCCCTGGCGCCCAGCTGGCGGCTGAAGTCGGTGCTGTAGCCGCCCCAGGACCGCGCGCGAACATGAGCGGGCATGCCGCGCGTGGCCTCGGCCAGGAAGGCGCGCACTTCGCCGCGCAGCGCCTCGTCCTCTGCGGGAATGCGTGTGAGATGCAATGAGTCGAGTGTGCTCATGCCAGTACCCCCATGTGTTTCAGTTGTTCGAGCTGCTGCGCGTCGATTCCCAGGTGGCGTGCGAGCACCTCGTCGGTGTGCTGCCCGATCTGCGGCGGCGGCAGCCGGTAGTCGACGGGCGTGCCGGACAGGCGCAGGGGACTTGCGACGATGGGCACGTCGCCGGCCTGCGGATGCGCCATGGTGCGCTGCATGCCACGGGCCTGCACCTGCGGGTCGTCGAAAACGTCGCGCACGGTGTTGATCGGACCACAGGGAACGGCGTGCTGCTCGAGCAGGGCAATCCAGTCCTTCGTCGTTCTGCCCATGGTGCGCTCGCGGATCATCGCCACGAGCTCGACGCGGTGTTCGAGCCGCGCGGCATTGGTCGCGAAGCGGCCATCCTGCGCCCACCCCGCCTCGCCGATCGCGTGGGCGAAACGCGCGAACTGGCCGTCGTTGCCGATCGCGAGAATCATGTGGCCGTCGGCCGTGGGAAAGTCCTGGTAGGGCACCGTGTTCGGGTGCGCATTGCCCATGCGCGCCGGCACCGTTCCGCCGTAGAGGTAGTTCATGCCCTGGTTGGCGAGGCATGCCACCTGCACGTCCAGCAGCGCCAGGTCGATATGCTGGCCGCGCCCGGTGTGCTCGCGCGCCTGCAGCGCAGCCAGGATCGCGGTGCTCGCATACAGCCCCGTGAGGATGTCGGTGAGCGCGACGCCCACCTTCACCGGCCCGCCGCCGGGCTCGCCATCGGGCTTGCCCGTGATGCTCATGAGGCCACCCATGCCCTGGATGAGGAAGTCGTATCCCGCGCGGTGCGCATACGGCCCGTCGTGGCCGAATCCCGTGATGGAGCAGTAGACGAGGCGCGGGTTGAGCCGCGCCATGCTGTCGTAGTCGAGCCCGTACTGCGCCAGCCCACCGGTCTTGAAGTTCTCGATCAGCACATCGCATTGCGCCGCCAGGTCGCGCACGATGCGCTGGCCTTCGGGCCGGGTGATATCCACCGCCACCGACTGCTTGTTGCGGTTGGCGCACATGTAGTAGGCCGACTCGCCGGTGGGATGGCCATCGGCATCCTGCACGAACGGGGGCCCCCAGGCGCGCGTGTCGTCGCCCGCGCCGGGGCGTTCGATCTTGATGACCTCTGCCCCCAGGTCGCCCAGTGTCTGGCCCGCCCAGGGCCCCGCCAGCACGCGCGAAAGATCGAGCACCCGGATATGCCCGAGCGCGCCCGCCGCCATCATTGCTGCGGTACCTTGGCCTGGATGACGATGCGCTTCCACAGCTCGATCTCCTTCTTCTGGAATTCGCGCATCTGCTGCGGCCCGCCGGTCATCGGCGTTGCGCCCAGGCGCTCGTAGAACGCGCGCGTCTCATCCATCTTCGAGATCTGGGTGAACAGCTCGGCAAGCTTCTGCGTTTCGGCAGCGGGTGTCTTGTGGCTGA encodes the following:
- the pssA gene encoding CDP-diacylglycerol--serine O-phosphatidyltransferase, producing the protein MTVPPKRFSMIREFHLADWFTLGNAVCGVGALFSAMTFLETVDVKHIYFAAALVFAALVFDVLDGRIARWRQKSSAMGRELDSLADVISFGVAPAIIAYACGMQGMYDRIVLAFFVACGVSRLARYNVTAETLSEGASGKVKYFEGTPIPTSFLLVLVLGVAASMGAVREHLWFGKVAIAGFTLHPLVLLFALSGSLMISRIKIPKL
- a CDS encoding crotonase/enoyl-CoA hydratase family protein, giving the protein MAFLTIEREGAVLIATMNQPETRNALTGNTAVDEFVKLCDDVRADTGIKVVILTGAGPIFSSGGNVKDMKRFFDDALTPDMIREEYRQGIQRIPNALYQLDVPVICAVNGPAIGAGLDLTCMCDIRIAADTATFAESFVRVGIVPGDGGAWLLPRAVGMAKASEMAFTGEAIDAAEALAFGLVSRVVPGDQLMAEARKLAVRIAANPGAVMRMTKRLLREGEHASLASLLEMSAGYQAIAHKTADHREAVTAFIEKRQPRFR
- a CDS encoding acyl-CoA dehydrogenase, coding for MSNNNNEDLFADAARQVLADQCTPQAVRAIENAGNAAPQAQALWEQLEATGLADAMLGEEQGGAGLGLQDLFGVLAQCGAHALPLPLADTMVARALLARAGMDAPRSRIVLAQATSAADGGVSAPLVRDARVAQSALVQRGDEWRLLDLSSARLSPQAQALDAGVQWSADHWHSAPPLALPAGTDARTLQAAVVAAQMAGALQAVFDRTLQYANERQQFGRPIGKFQAIQHQLAVMSEHVFAARMAAQLACSGPGVKVARLRVATGKARCSQAALAVSETAHAIHGAIGFTEEYDLQLFTRRLHAWRQTAGSEGYWQGVAGEALLDAEGMTLDVIRRITDVETA
- a CDS encoding acyl-CoA dehydrogenase family protein — protein: MSTLDSLHLTRIPAEDEALRGEVRAFLAEATRGMPAHVRARSWGGYSTDFSRQLGARGWLGVTLPTEYGGGGRSAFTRYVLLEEFLNFGAPVGSHWIADRQSAPLILKYGTEAQKRFYIPRVCRGEAFFCIGMSEPNSGSDLASVRTKAVPNDKGFLLNGQKIWTTNAHHCQYMIALVRTSGTGEDRHKGLSQVIVDLSLPGVTVRPIQDLSGDSHFCEVFFENVQLGPDALIGNEGQGWEQVTAELAFERSGPERLFSSIVLFDQWLDYVRTPEGRTPSARQLAGRVLTELAPLRAMSISVQEKLTRGESPIVEAALVKELGTTLEQFIPAAIAEDLFSRDAQDVPVELLMTLKYVTEASPSFSLRGGTRDILRGMIARGLGLR
- a CDS encoding CaiB/BaiF CoA transferase family protein — encoded protein: MMAAGALGHIRVLDLSRVLAGPWAGQTLGDLGAEVIKIERPGAGDDTRAWGPPFVQDADGHPTGESAYYMCANRNKQSVAVDITRPEGQRIVRDLAAQCDVLIENFKTGGLAQYGLDYDSMARLNPRLVYCSITGFGHDGPYAHRAGYDFLIQGMGGLMSITGKPDGEPGGGPVKVGVALTDILTGLYASTAILAALQAREHTGRGQHIDLALLDVQVACLANQGMNYLYGGTVPARMGNAHPNTVPYQDFPTADGHMILAIGNDGQFARFAHAIGEAGWAQDGRFATNAARLEHRVELVAMIRERTMGRTTKDWIALLEQHAVPCGPINTVRDVFDDPQVQARGMQRTMAHPQAGDVPIVASPLRLSGTPVDYRLPPPQIGQHTDEVLARHLGIDAQQLEQLKHMGVLA